The following is a genomic window from Geobacillus subterraneus.
TACCATGCTGAGACTCGACTTGCAGTTTTTCGCTTCGAAAAAAGGGGTCGGTTCGACGAAAAACGGCCGTGACTCGATCGCGAAGCGCCTTGGCGCAAAGCGCGCTGACGGTCAGTTTGTGACGGGCGGCTCCATTTTGTACCGCCAACGCGGAACGAAAGTTCATCCAGGCTTGAACGTCGGCCGCGGCGGCGATGACACGCTGTACGCGAAAATTGACGGCATCGTCCGCTTCGAGCGGCTCGGCCGTGACCGCAAACGCGTCAGCGTCTACCCGGTCAGCCAAGAAGCGTAACTTGTTTCAAAGAAAAAACTCTAACCACGTCGGTTAGAGTTTTTTCTTTTTGCTCTTGAAAAATCGTTCCCGTTTGTTGTCAGAAAATGCTATAGTAAAAGTAAATGTCCTCTCGACGAAGGGGAAGATGAAGAAAAGGCGGTGCGGGCCATCGCACCGCACGAATAGGGGAGCAGTGAATGGATAAGCGATGGACGGTCGTTGAAGTGATGCGCCATGCCCGCCATGACTGGCTGAACAAAATTCAGCTCATTAAAGGTCATTTGGCGCTCAATAAAATCGAGCGGGTGCAAGAGATCATCAATGGCATTATCGGCGAGATGCAGCAGGAAACCCGGCTGACGAACTTGAAGGCCGAGCGGTTCGCCGAACTGGTCATGACCTACAACTGGGAGCCGCGCCCGATTTTTCTTGAGTATGAAGTCACAGGCGGCGAAGCGGATTTGTCAATGTATGACGAACGATTGACCGAATGGTGCTGCGGCTTTCTTCACCTGCTGGAGATGCAGGCCGACAGACAGACAGAAAACCATGTATGTTTGTCGATCGAGCTGTCTTACGGGCGGGCATCGCTGTTTTTTGATTATCGCGGCGCGTGGCAGGACGGTGAGGCCGTCCGCGCTTGGCTGGAACGCTGCGAGCCGGCGCCGCCGCTTCGTCTTGTATCGTTTGCCGTCGGCACCGAAGAGTTGACCGTGGAGCTCGAGCTGCTGTTCCGCCCCGGCGGGCCTTATTCTTAAGCACATATTGACAGCATTGAATCGGCGCTGTATACAATAATAAGTATTAGTGACACTAATTTCGCCATGATGGAAGCGAATCGGAGGAACAGCTATGTTTGTCGATCAAGTGAAAATTTATGTCAAAGGCGGGGACGGCGGCAACGGCATGGTCGCGTTCCGCCGTGAAAAATATGTCCCGAAAGGCGGGCCGGCCGGCGGCGACGGCGGCAAAGGCGGCGACGTTGTGTTCGTCGTCGATGAAGGGCTGCGGACGTTGATGGATTTCCGCTACCAGCGCCATTTTAAAGCGCCGCGCGGCGAAAACGGCATGTCGAAAAACCAGCATGGCAAAAATGCGGAAGACTTGCTTGTCAAAGTGCCGCCCGGGACGGTGGTCATCGATGCCGATACGAACGAAGTGCTCGCCGACTTGACGGAAGAAGGACAGCGGTTTGTTGTCGCCAAAGGCGGACGCGGCGGGCGCGGCAACACTCGGTTTGCGACCGCGGCCAATCCGGCCCCGGAAATCGCGGAAAACGGCGAGCCAGGCGAAGAGCGGAACGTCATTTTGGAATTAAAGCTGCTTGCCGATGTCGGTCTTGTCGGGTTTCCAAGCGTCGGCAAATCGACATTGCTGTCGGTCGTTTCCGCGGCGCGCCCGAAAATTGCCGAATACCACTTTACGACGCTCGCGCCGAATTTGGGTGTTGTCGAAACGGAAGACGGCCGCAGTTTTGTCATGGCCGACTTGCCGGGGCTGATTGAAGGCGCCCACGAGGGAGTCGGTTTGGGGCATCAGTTTTTGCGCCATATTGAACGGACGCGCGTCATCGTCCATGTCATCGACATGGCTGCGGTGGAAGGGCGCGACCCGTACGACGATTACGTCGTCATCAATGAGGAGTTGAAGCAATACAATTTACGCTTGACGGAACGGCCGCAAATTGTCGCTGCCAATAAAATGGACATGCCAAACGCCGAAGAAAACTTGCGCCGTTTTCAAGAGAAAGTCGGCGAGGCGGTGCCGGTCTTTCCGATTTCGGCCGCGACAAGGCAAGGGGTGCGCGAGCTGCTGTTTGCCATTGCCGATCTGCTCGAAACAACGCCGGAGTTTCCGCTCTATGAACCGGAAGAGCCGGCGGTGCAGCGCGTCGTCTATAAGTATGAGAAAGAGAAGCCGCCGTTTACGATCACCCGCGGCAGCGACGGAGCGTTTATTCTATCTGGCGATAAAATCGAAAAGCTGTTGAAAATGACCGATTTCTCGCGCGAAGAATCGGTGCGCCGCTTCGCTCGCCAGCTGCGGGCGATGGGAGTCGACGACGCGCTGCGCGAGCGCGGAGCGAAAGACGGGGACACCGTCCGATTGCTCGATTACGAGTTTGAGTTTGTCGACGACTGGGATGAACGGTAAAAGCGGGGGAAGGTGCGGTGGAAAAAAAGTTTTATTTAGTGCGTGAAGACGTCTTGCCGGAAGCGATGAAAAAAGTCGTGCTCGCTAAGCAGCTGCTTGAGCGGAAAAAAGCCGCCTCGGTCGCCGAGGCGGCGCAGCTTGCGAACATTAGCCGCGGCGTCTTTTATAAATACCGCGATGCCATTTTTCCGTTTCAAGCGGTGACGAAAGAAAATATCGTCACGTTGTTTTTTCATTTGGAAGACCGCTCAGGCACGTTGTCGCGGCTGCTTGGCGTCGTGGCAGCGGCCGGCTGCAACGTGCTGACGATCCACCAGACGATCCCGCTGCAAGGACGGGCGAACGTGACACTTTCCGTCAGCACAAACGATATGCATGAAGACATTGATGAACTGTTGACAAAGCTGAGAGGGCTCGAATTTGTCGAAAAAGTTGAAATTGTTGGTTCAGGAGTGTATTAAAGCAAGGGAGAGGCAAACGTGATGAGAATCGGCTATTTAGGACCGAAAGCGACGTTTACCGAAGCGGCGGTTGCGGCGCTATTTCCATCAGAGCCGCGCGAGCCGTATGACACGATTCCCGACTGCATCGACGCCGTCGCCGTTGGGGAAATTGCGGCGGCGGTTGTGCCGCTTGAAAATGCGTTGGAAGGATCGGTCAATTTAACGCTCGATTATTTGATCCATGAACAGCCGCTGCCGATCATCGGTGAAATTGTCGTCCCGATCGAGCAGCATTTAATGGTGCATCCGTACTATGCGCCGCATTGGCGCGAGATTAAAGAAGTGTATTCACATTCGCACGCCATTGCTCAGTGCCGCAAGTTTTTACATACGGTGCTCAAAGGGGCGAAGCAAGTGCCGATGACGTCAACGAGCGCCGCCGCCAAATTTGTGAGCGAACATCCGCACTTGCCGGTGGCGGCGATTGCCAATCGACTGGCAGCGAGGGAATACGGTTTGACGATCGTGCAGGAAAACATTCATGATTACGATTACAATCATACGCGCTTTATCGTTGTCAGCCGAAGCGGACAGCCGCTTTCGCCGGATTCGCCGCTTTATGCCGGCGACAAAACGACCGTTGTCGTCATGCTGCCGCAAGACCAGCCCGGTGCGCTCCACCAAGTGCTGTCGGCGTTTGCTTGGCGGCGGCTGAACTTGACGAAAATTGAGTCGCGCCCGGCGAAAACGGGGCTCGGCAACTACTTTTTTATCATTGACATCGACGCGCCGATGGATGACGTCCTCATCCCAGGGGCGATCGCCGAAATTGAAGCGCTCGGCTGCACAGTGCAGCTGTTGGGCAGTTATCCGTATTATTTTGTCTAAAATGAATGGTGAAAAAACGGAGAGAGGGGCTGACCCAAAAGTCCGCCAAAAAGCGGACTTTTGGAGTCAGCCCCTTTTTCACTGCGATATCGAACTTTGTCATTCTATAATCCCGCATTCTGTTTGAAGACAGTCGGCCTTGTTAAGTCAGCCTCTTTCCCATCACTGTGAACCATTTCGCCTGATGGCAGTGTGTCTTTCTCTTAAAGAAACATCCCTTTTAACCCAGCTGCTTTTTGCTTCGGTCGCTGCTGCATTTCTTTTTTCTTCCTCTCCTGCAGCCTCCTGGTCATGCGGCATGCCCTGTTCGGCCGCCGTGGGGCGGTTTGCCTTATTTGCAGGACGAGAGTGCGCCGGCAAGGGGGTTAGGCCTCGATTAAAAAGCCTGCTTGTTTTAAGGCACGGCAGGCAGCATCGAGCTTTTCCGGCGAGTCAGCTTCAAGCGTATGCAAATGCGTCCCATCGGTCAGCTGCAATAAATATGACGATTTTGTCGCCTCAATTTTGGCGATAAACTGGTCGACTTCGAGGCGGTTGCTGACCATGACCGAGGCGGTTAAATCCCCATAGACTGGATGTTCGATTTTGACATCTTTTACCGTTACGCCGCAGTCGACGAGCAAATACAATTCTTCTTTCGTCTGCGCTGGTGTATGGGAGCAGGCGATCGTCCTCGCATACGTTTGCGCCGGTTCAGCCGGCTTTAAATACAAGTAGCCTTGGCTTGTCGCGATAATCGGTTCGTTGCGCGCCTTTAACAGCGAAATATCTTGAACGATCACTTGGCGGCTGACGTTCGTTTTCGCCGCCAACTCCGCCCCGGTGAGCGGCGTCCCGCTTTCTTTCAGCCATTGCAAAATGAGCTGGCGCCGCGTTTCTCCTAAAATTTTCTTTTCTTCTTTCACCTTGCCCATGCCTCCTTTCGTGTTCGGATGAGCCGTTCTAATGCGGAAATCAATTGGTCGATCTCTGCTTCTGTCGTGGCCGCACCAAGCGATACACGGACGAACTGCTTCGCCTCCTCTGGCGTTTTGCCGACGGCGAGCATCGTCCGCGACGGTGCCTGCAATCCGACTTGGCAGGCGCTGCCGGTGGAAATGGCGATGCCGGCGCGGTTGCATTCAAGCATGACGAGCTGTCCTTCAAAACCGGCAACAGACAACCCGACAATATGGGCAAGTCGCCAGCGGGGATGGCCTTCCACAGCAATCGGCAGCTGTTTGGCCGCGATGGCGTCAAGCAGCCGGCGGCGCAGCTGTTCAAAGCGTGCCTGTTCACCTTCCATCCGTCCGTAAAGCTGTTTGGCAGCGGTAATGAAGGCAACGATCCCCGGTACATTGACCGTTCCGGGCCGGAAACCGGATTCGTGTGTCGCCCCCGGAAAAACGGGTTTCCAGTGAAGGTGCGGGTCGATGTAGACGGCGCCGACGCCTTTGGGGCCGTACACTTTATGGGCGGAAATCGATACGCTGTCAATCGCCATCGCCTTTATGTCTAGCTGTATTTTAGCAAAAGTTTGCACGCAGTCGCTATGAAAAAGGACGCCGCGCGCCCGCAACAGGCGGCCGATGTCGGCCAGCGGCTGGATGGTGCCGATTTCCGAGTTGGCGTGCTGGATGGAAGCAAGGATCGTCCGCGGCGTGATGGCCCGTTCCAAATCAGCGAGACGAATGCGTCCGAATCGGTCGACGGGCAAATACGTCACCGTATACCCTTCTGTTTCAAGCTGTTGAAACAAATGATATAGTGAGGCGTGCTCGATTTCGGTGGTAATTAAATGATTCCCTTTATGACGATGGGCGGCAATGAGCGACCGAATGGCGAGCACATTCGCTTCTGTGCCGCCGCTTGTGAAATAGATCCCTTCCGCTTCCCCGTTGATCATAGCCGCAAGCTCGCGCCGGCATAATGTCAGCAGTTGCTTCGCTTTCGTACCGGTGTCGTGCAGGCTGCTTTCATTGCCAAAATAAACGGCCGCTGCCTCGGCATAAGCTGCGATGGCTTCCTCACACATCGGTGTCGTCGCTGCATAGTCCAAATAAATCATAGTCCCCCGCCTTTTCTTTACTTTTTTTGATAAACCCCTTGTCATCAGTTTAAATATGTGTAAATATAGATGTCAAGACAGGTGAAAAGAGAGGAGTCCTAAGTGTGGGGGAAGACGGCATCATCATTGTCGGCAGCGGACTGGCTGCTTTAACAGTCGCTTATTATTTGCGGGCGCAAGAAAATGTGATGATTTTCACAAAGAAGGGACGAACCGACAGCAACTCTTGGCGGGCGCAAGGCGGGGTGGCGGCGGCGCTGGCAGCCGACGACGACTGGCGCGCCCATTTCCGCGACACGCTTGCGGCCGGCTGCCATCATAACGATGGGCGGATGGTTGAGCTGCTCGTCCGGGAAGGGCCGAAGCGGCTGCAAGAATGGATGGACGCCGGGATGGCCTTCGATGCAGATGAACACGGTCAGCTCCGCTTCGGTCTTGAAGGCGGACATAGCCGCCGGCGCATTTTGCACGCTGGCGGCGACCAAACGGGCAAGGCGCTCGTTTCGTTTTTGCTTAGGCAGGTGGAAGGGCGCATATCGGTGGTGGAAGGTGAACAAGTCATCGAACTTTTGATGGAAGACGGCCGCTGCGTCGGGGTGAAAGCGAAGCGAACAGACGGCGCTGTCTCAGCTTGGCGGGCGGGGGCGGTCGTCATCGCGACTGGCGGCTGCGCCGGGCTGTATACGTTCACTTCCAACGCGCCGACAGCGGTTGGCGACGGCATCGCTATGGCGTATCGCGCCGGTGCGGCAGTCGCCGACATGGAATTTATCCAATTTCATCCGACGATGCTCGCTGCCGGCGGAAAGGCGGTCGGATTAGTATCGGAGGCGGTGCGCGGCGAGGGAGCAGTGCTTGAGGCGGAAGACGGCCGGCGCTTAATGGATGGCGTTCATCCGCTTGGCGATTTGGCGCCGCGTGATGTTGTCGCCCGCGCCATCGCCGCGGAAATGGAGCGCGGCGGCCGCGTCTACTTGAATATTTCCGCCGTGCGCGATTTTCGCCGCCGCTTTCCGACGATTGCCGCGCTATGCGAGGCGCATGGCGCCGGTCTTGAGGCCGGCCGCCTTCCGGTCGTGCCGGGCGCCCACTTTTTAATGGGCGGCATTATGGTCAATGAATGGGGGCAGACGACCGTGCCGGGCTTGTATGCTGTAGGCGAGGCGGCGTGCACTGGTGTGCACGGCGCCAACCGGTTGGCAAGCAATTCGTTGCTTGAGGCGATCGTCTTTGGCGCCCGCGTCGCTCACGCGATCAGCCGCCAAGAGGGGTGGCCGGCGGCAGCGCACCGCACCGTCCGGCCGTTTGGCCGCCCGCGCCGTCTTTTGGCGCCGCCGCTTCCGGGGCGGGCGCGCATCCGCGAGCGATTGTCTGCGCTTGCCGGCATCGTCCGTGACGGAGAGCAGCTTCGTGAAGCGGTTCGTTGGTTCGAACAGTTTTCCTTGCCGGATTGGTTGGATGGTGACCTTGAGTGGCTGTCGGCAGAGGAGATTGAAACAGGGTATATGCTGCTTGCCGGCTGGCTCGTCGCCTCGTCCGCGCTTCGCCGCACGGAAAGCCGCGGCGGCCACTACCGGAGCGATTTTCCGTATGATCATCCCGACTGGCAAGGCCGGCGTCTCGTGCGAACGAAGGAAGAGTGGGCGCATGCATCGGCCCGGCGATAACACAAGAGCAGGGTCAAAAGGGGGATGGAGCGATGAATCGGTTAAAACTTGAGCAGTTGTTGCGGCACTTTTTTCTTGAGGATATCGGTGACGGCGATGTGACAAGCGACACGATTTTCCGGGCCAACGAACGCGCGGCGGGCGTGTTTACGGCGAAGGCGGATGGAGTTGTGGCCGGCGTCGGCCTGATTGCCGCCGGCTATCAGCTGCTTGATCCGCATATTGAGGTGTCGGTCATGAAACAAGACGGCGAACGGATCGCAGCCAGCGAAACGATCGCCGCCGTTTCCGGGCCGGTCGGTCCGCTGTTGTCCGGTGAGCGCGTCATTTTGAATTTGCTTCAGCACCTAAGCGGCATTGCGACCGTGACGCGGCAGGCGGTCGACCTGCTTGGCGACAGCCCTACGCGCCTTTGCGATACGCGGAAAACGACGCCGGGCTTGCGCATGCTTGAAAAATATGCCGTCACTTGCGGCGGCGGCTACAATCACCGCTTTGGCTTGTACGACGGTGTGATGATTAAAGACAACCATATCGCGTTTTGCGGATCGATTGCCGCTGCTGTGAAAACGGTGAGAGAGCGGCTCGGCCATATGGTGAAAATCGAAGTCGAAACGGAAACGGAAGCCGAGGTGCTTGAGGCGGTCGAAGCCGGGGCTGACATTATTATGTTTGACAATCGGACGCCCGAGGAAGTGCGTTCGTTCGTCCGGCTCGTGCCGAAACCGATCATTACAGAGGCGTCCGGCGGCATTACGCTCGCTAACGTGGCGGCGTATGGCGCGACCGGCGTCGACTACATTTCACTCGGTTTCTTAACGCATTCCGCCGCGGCGTTAGATATCAGCTTTTATTTGCAATAATGGGGGGAGAGAACGATGAACGTACTTGAACAATTCAAACGGCTTGATGATATGCCGGAACAGTACAAAACGATGGAAAGAGACGAGCTCGAAGTGCGCGCCCGCGCTGTGAAGGAGCGGCTCGGGCGGCGCCTTTTTATCCCTGGGCACCATTACCAAAAAGATGAGGTCATTCAGTTCGCTGATGCAACTGGCGACTCGCTTCAGCTCGCCCAGCTGGCAGCGAAAAACAGCGAGACGGAATACATTGTGTTTTGCGGCGTCCATTTCATGGCGGAAACGGCGGACATTTTAACGAGCGAGGCGCAGACGGTCATTTTGCCGGATTTGCGCGCCGGCTGTTCCATGGCCGATATGGCCGATCTTTTCCAAGTCGAGCGGGCGTGGGCAGCGTTGACGGAGCGGTTTGGCGAGACGATTCTCCCGCTTGTGTATGTCAACTCCACAGCGGCGATTAAAGCGTTTGTCGGCCGCCATGGCGGGGCGACGGTCACGTCGTCCAACGCGAAAAAGATGGTGGCGTGGGCGTTTTCAAAAAAGGAGCGCATTTTCTTTTTGCCGGATCAGCATTTAGGGAGAAATACGGCCTACGCGCTCGGCGTCGGCCTTGAGGAGATGGCTGTCTGGGATCCACATGAGGAAACATTGCAAGGCAACGGCGATCTTGACAAGGTGAAAGTCATTCTTTGGAAGGGGCATTGCTCGGTGCATGAAAATTTCAATGTCCGGCAAATTGAGCATATTCGGCGGACGAATCCGGAAACTAAGGTGATCGTTCATCCGGAATGCAGCTGGGACGTTGTTCAACAGGCGGATTATGCCGGTTCCACCAAATATATTATCGAAACGATCCGCAATGCCCCACCCGGCAGCCGGTGGGCGATCGGGACGGAAATGAACTTAGTGAACCGCCTCATGCATGAGCATCCGGATAAAGAAATCGTTTCCCTGAATCCGTATATGTGTCCGTGCTTAACGATGAACCGGATCGATTTGCCGCATTTCGTTTGGGCGCTTGAATCGCTCAGCGAAGGAACGGTCGTCAACCGCATTACCGTTCCAACGGAAGTGGCGTTCGAAGCGAAGCAAGCGCTTGAACGCATGCTTGCCCTTGCCTAGTCCCCCTCCCTGGCAAGACGGAATTTCCTCCGTCCGGCCGGGGGATTTTTTTATCATAAATCAACGCCCATCGTCATACATTGTGTTGAAAGACGATAACAGGAAACAAGCATCGGTCGGATAGAGTGCAAACAGTCTCGGTTTAGGAGGGGAACGGCGTGAAAATCCATATTGTTCAAAAGGGCGACACCCTTTGGAAAATTGCCCAAAAATATGGGGTTAATTTTGAACAATTGAAAAAGATAAATGGGCATTTGAGCGATCCGGATATGATTATGCCTGGAATGAAAATTAAAGTGCCGACAGCAGGGGTGCCAATAAAAAAAGAAACAAAACTGTATGGATCGCCGAAAAAACCGAAGGTGGAAGAACATCCGTACGCAGAGGCAAAACCGTTCGTTTCGTTGAACATTGATACGGAGCTCGACGTAGTCGGCGGCTCCGTCCCGGAAAATGAAGCATCGGTGAACGAAGGGCCAGCAGCTGTCAATGAGATGCCAACGGCCGAAGCGCCGAAAGCGGAAATGAAAGAAAAACCGAAGGCGGCGGCTGAAGCACCGAAAGCGGCAAAAGAAAAACCGGTAGCGCCAACGGCCGAAGCGCCGAAAGCGGTGGTGAACGAAACGCCGATAGCACCGGCAGCCGAAGCGCCAAAGGTGGGGGGAAAAGAAACAGCAAAAGCGTCAGTAGGCGGGGCAGCGAAGGAGGTGGGGGAAGAGACGCCGAACGTGCCGGTGAACGAAGCGCCGAACGTACCGGTGAATGAAACGCCAAACGTACCGGTGAATGAAACACCGAATATACCGGTGAACGAGGTGCCAAAAGTAAAGACGGCGCCGACATCCTATGCACCGCCGCTTGCGCATGCGATTCCGCCGGTCGCTCCGGCTCCTCCTGTTTCGTTTGCCAAGTCGTTGTCAAATTTGCCGCCGATTCCGCCGAAACCGAGCAACATTTTGCCTAGCATGATGGAGGAGGCGGATGAAAGCCCCGCTGAACTGAAAGGGGAGCATATAGCGGACGAAAGCGAGGAAGCCCCGCCGCCGTTGCCAAACATCCCGCACGTCCCAGTTGCCCCGCCGGCAGCGCCAGCTTTCGGGGTTGACCAAGGATGCGTGCCGATGACGCCGATTGTGCCGGGGCCGGGATTTTATACGCCGCCGCTGCCAGCCATGCCGCCCTATTCCCCGCCGCCGGGTTCGTTAGCGGCCGGGGAAAGCCCGGAAAGCAGTTCGGCTCCGTTTCCTGGCATTAGCGAAAGCAGCAGCGAGTCGCTAGCATCCCCGCCGCTTCCTGGACTAGGCGAACAAGGGGCTGCTGCTCCGTCGGCACCGCCAGCTGGAGCTGCTTTCGCTCCGTTCGGCTACGCCGCACCAGGGTATGCGCCGCCTGGAATGTACGCGCCGCCAGCCGGGTATCCGCCTTTTGGGTATGTGCCTGTGTACCCACCGATCCAATACTACGGGGGATATATGCCTCCTGGAGCGTACGCGCCTCCGGCTCCATACGGGTACGCGCCGCAACAAGCCGCGTCGGCGATTCCGTGGCCGGGTGTCGTTTATCCGACAAGCCCGCCGGGATACGCGCCATCGCTTGCGCCGCCGTCCGCCAGTCCGCGCCTGTTCGCCGGACCGCCGGACGAGGAGAGCGGGCATGGTGAAGAGCAGTAACGAAATAGAAAGAGACGCCGCCGGCTGTCTCTTTTTTCTTCTTAACCGCCATTATCGGCTTCCTATTTGGCAGGCGGCAGCGCTGAAACCGCATGTTATCGCCATCGCCACTTCGCGCGGATCATTCGTCGCGAAAGCATACCGCTCGTTGGCGGCGGCTGAACGGCAAGCTTGGCTTCTTGCCGCTCTGCGCCGCGCCGGCTTTTTCGCCGTGCCGGCCGTTGTGCCGCTCGGTCATGGAGGGGTGATCGCCGCCGGAGGGCGATATTGGCTGCTGACGGAATATGTGGCCGGCACGCGCCCGTTCGCATTCGCCAACGAACACGACATCAAGGACGGGCTTCAACTGCTAAATAGCTACCATGCGGCAACGGCGAACATCGTTGGCGGCGAACGGGAAGCCATGCGGCTGCCGCCCATGCCGCTGTATGAGAAATGGCGGCGCCGTTACGATGAGTTTTGCCGGCATTTGCCGGTCGTTGAAACAGTGATGGAAAAAGAGGATATTTTGTTTGCGCTGCGCTGGGCGCATTACTGCCTGGCAACGGGCGGCGATTACGCCCGAGAGCTGGCGGCGGAGCCTGCCGCTATCATTCATGGAGATGTAGCGCCCCATAACTTTTTGCGCACCGCTGCCGGAGAGGTATATATGATCGACTACGACGCGGCTGCCCTCGCCTCGCCCGGGCTTGATTATTGGCAATACGCAAACCGTATTTTGCCGCACATCGGCTGGTCGTATTCGGCGCTCGCCCG
Proteins encoded in this region:
- a CDS encoding phosphotransferase, giving the protein MVKSSNEIERDAAGCLFFLLNRHYRLPIWQAAALKPHVIAIATSRGSFVAKAYRSLAAAERQAWLLAALRRAGFFAVPAVVPLGHGGVIAAGGRYWLLTEYVAGTRPFAFANEHDIKDGLQLLNSYHAATANIVGGEREAMRLPPMPLYEKWRRRYDEFCRHLPVVETVMEKEDILFALRWAHYCLATGGDYARELAAEPAAIIHGDVAPHNFLRTAAGEVYMIDYDAAALASPGLDYWQYANRILPHIGWSYSALARFAPLSHWLEKRWFLHALLFPADVFREWRQAAARRRPLAWDREKRERFVRRLCAMLK